Below is a genomic region from Rhododendron vialii isolate Sample 1 chromosome 5a, ASM3025357v1.
ATACcagttgaaatgatgtggatcccaccacgATGTTTACCCCTGCAagacactttttggtaagcacaACATCACTTTATGATGAGATCTACAcaatttcaatcaataaaaaaaagaagtaatgttcaccttcttttaaactcaacTCTTCGATCTAGGACAAAAGACGAATCTAAGGGCATCTCCAATAGCCTCAACATAATTTTAAGTAAATTAGCTAGAAAAAGTATATTTATCTCCTTTAGCTAGCCTCTAAATTTTTGCACTACCCAACAACCTAGCCTTTTTAGGCTATTCAAACTCCATTAACATTATTTTATATGTATAAACATAAACATATATACtcattatatatatgtatataatcgTACAATTCCCAAACCAGATCCACTCTCACCGCCACCACAATTCCGCCTTCTCCGGCTTCGGCACCGAATTCTGTGTACTACATGGAAGTGAAATCcacctacctctctctctctctctctctctctctctctctctctctctctcacacacacacacacacacaaccggATCTGAAACTAAAACCCACAAATCATCTTCTCCTAAACTGAAAACCCACAAATTCCTTTTCTGTGAAATCTTCTCTCCAACTGAAACCAATGAAAAGCTCCGAAATTGGATCCGCCGATTTCGTAATTAATTGTCCGACGAGATGAATTCCCTACTGACGAAAGCCCCGACAATCCGGCAAACTAGAAAAGAGTAAAATACTTTGGGCGAGGGGTCCGTACCTCGCTGGCTTGGGCGAGGTTTCTGTGGCTCGTTAGTGTTAGCAAGGTGGGAAGCGAGGTTGCTGGGactaggggtgataccggtccggtttcgaccggttttggatattttttcggtcgaaaccgaTTATCCGGTTTGAGCATTTttgaaaccggaaccggttgaaataaaaccggtccggtttcgaccggttcaACCGATTTCGGTCCGATTTATTCGGTTaatccggttttcattcatgggccacattttgggcccaacacatcaaaaaattcacaattcaactcacaaaaattcataattcaacacttttttttgggcccaacaaaaaaggatcaattttgagcccaatacatcaaaaaaaacccctaaaaacataattaagcccattACACAATGTCACGCCCTGCTTTTTGAACATATCTTCAAAAAAAGATActaattaacaaataaaaaataatagtaatattACCAAAAAGATCCTTTGAGTTTAGCATAAGTTGGAGAAAGTTCAAGTGTCAAGGTTAACGGGTGGAAATAACAAAGTTAATTACATTCTTCCAATGTCAAAAGTAAACGTCAAAATACGGTTACAGAGCCATCTACCCAATTTCCAAAAGACTATAAGTGTAGATGTATAAATAACCGTCCAATAAGTTCACAAAAGATGCCTTTTCTTTGCAGGCATACACTCCatgcaacaagaactagttGCCTtgatttgtacctgaaaatgttAAGGAAGGGTGAGctcactagctcgtagagaaatcttgaaatgaaaaacatgaaaacatGTTATATTCAATTACCGAACAAGAGGCTCAATGAAGAAGGATAGTAATCCAAGATACAATTCAAAGTCGAATGACAAACCAAACATTAAattaacaactttatctctcttttcatttctcaagcaacacagATCATACGTCTAGcccaaccaatcaacaatgcgtgatatgtgatgcaaagcaatgcaccgggcaatgttgggccccgtaaccctcgccaaggtcccaccaagaaggtgaaccgggctccgtccatattgacgtgaattccgggcggtgttgggtcccgtaaccctcgccaaggtcccaccaagaaggtgaaccgggctccgtccatattgacgtgaattccgggcggtgttgggtcccgtaaccctcgccaaggtcccaccaagaaggtgaaccgggctccgtccatattgacgtgaattccgggcggtgttgggccccgtaaccctcatCGACATCCCACGAAATGGATGCGACTCCACCTTCCGGGCAGTGTTAGGCCCCGTAACCTTCGTCGACATCCGAAGTTGGATACGACTCCATCTATTGTCCATATGCTATGACATGCCACACCATGATGCATACAAAATTCGATACCACACGTAGCCATAACACTCGAATCATAGTTCCataaacatccttcattatgcacaatccatccataatcaatctcacacccattatcgagtcaaaacgattatacaacatcataaaaattgcatactcaatatctttcaatgattccaacgccaaaatatcaccaacttaccaatctttaaaacccataaggaTCCATAA
It encodes:
- the LOC131327059 gene encoding uncharacterized protein LOC131327059, yielding MDNRWSRIQLRMSTKVTGPNTARKVESHPFRGMSMRVTGPNTARNSRQYGRSPVHLLGGTLARVTGPNTARNSRQYGRSPVHLLGGTLARVTGPNTARNSRQYGRSPVHLLGGTLARVTGPNIARCIALHHISRIVDWLG